The DNA window ATTCATATTATTAACCAGAGGATTCCAAAAAACATTGAGGGAGATATCGAAGGATTAGAAGATGCATGGGATGACTTACTAGCATCAAAGAGAGAAGTTTGTAAAGAAAGAATTTTTGAACTGGCTAAAAATTTCCGAGTACTACCTGGAAAATGGATGTTCTGGGTTTCTCCTGGTGGAAAGGGAGACCACTTTTGGTCTTTGATTGCTAAAGGTGTAGCGAGTGGAAAAACTCTAGCTACCCATGCTAAAATGAGTGCTTTAGAAGAGAATACAAGTCATGTTGTGTGCATCTATAATGACAATTTTCTTGATGAAGAGGAAGTGTATGAAAGTGAACGAACCATTCGAAGCCTTGGAATTAAATGTTCTCTTCATTACAAACCAGATGTGTTCACTTACTTAGGCGTGTACGGAATGAATCCCTGGGGAATAAGACCTACCATCTACACTAGCTACTTTgatattcttaaaaatcaatCCATTATCAGAAAAAGGGATGAACATTTAGCCACTTGAAAAATTGTATCATTTCATATGATTAGAATATACAGGCACAAAAAAAACTACACGTGTTATAACTAGATTAGCCCATTTTGCAAGTAGGTTTTTTGTTTGACATGTAGTGATAATTTAAAGCATTCTTGTCTCATTTGAGCTGAAAACTCAAGTACCGGTAAGCTTTGTGTCGtctgtaaacattttgtattgttcTTATCTATGGTTTATTTAACACTCTACAAAAAGGAACTTTGGTATATCAATCAACCTCTtcctaaaataaacaaagaattgCGAGATCTGTATCTTGTTTATGACTTGACAAATGGCGTTAAAGAATTTGACTTaccatttgaaatgcattaaagaagtattgtaaataaagtaaaatttgaagaaaaccCCCCAAGGAAAATAAGTGTTTTATGTTGCGTCTATTGGAAAAAATAACAGCTAGTGGATATAGTTCACCTACAGTTTCACACACTAGGAGCAGTGCCATGGAACAGACCAGTCATGATGCCATCATGTTGTATATATCCATATTGACAACAACCAtgatgaacaacaattttaagtGTGTAAAAATGAGCGAACTGTTCGAAGCCTTGTAATTGCTAGTAAATGCCCGCTTTTTTACAAGCCTAATGGGTTAGGCCTGTAAAAGCTATAGAAATGCACAGAATGTAAATATCAGTATCTACGTCAGCAACTTTGATAATCTTTGAACTAGTACTTCATCAAAAAACAGTATTATTGATGTTATCAGTGtgtataaatacaaatatatatatatatatatatatatatatatatatatatatatatatatatatatatatatatatatatatatatataaaatccaaaatgagtaaagtaaatccacacaagtattaaatgataaataaatttcctggccaaatggttcttgagaagatttttcaataaatcctttTAATTCCCCTTGAAAAAAGTTGTGGTCCTTTGGATCTCCTTTGCCTAAGGGTGCTTTGTggcaagtttggttgaaattgacccagtagttcttgagaagatgttgaaaatgtgaaaagtttacggacagacagacgacagacaaaatgtgatagGAAAAgcttagctgcaataatgtagccctctccgattttttatatctgatgtttaccaaaaaaaaaaaaaaaaaaaaaaaaaatcgggagagggctacattattgcagctaggaAAAGCTCATTGAGCTTTCATCTCAGATGAGCTGAAAACTTGACATCGTAGACATGGGACCCACTTTCAGAAAAGGACATTTCTTATGGGCAAATATTGAAAATCAGTTCTGTCTCAGAGAAATggacaaaaaatgtatttgccatttttttttcaatattaggAGAGACTTGCGGTCTAtattggttcaaggtcacacACCCCAACACCACGTGCATTTTATTTTGGGAAATGGAAGAAAGAATTATTCTTATTTAACAAAGCTAGcttcaaaaaatataataccttcaatttattttagattttttcaaagcatttcacatttgaaaatttaataaaaaataagaaatatatacatTCCTGATAACAAACTATGGAGGGCCTCGGCAGGTTGGGAAGCAGCGagggttttctttaattttaattctagTACTATGAAAATTTACTGGCATCGCAAATTTTATTGTGATTTGAAAATAGTTTGAATGGTGATGATTTTATAAATAGCAAATCAAggcattttcaacattttttaaattaattttttattaattaaatagaGAAAATGAAAGTGGGTGTTGTAAACAATACCTAATACATAACAAACCTTATAACAAACCGTATTCAGGACATTCATATtgcacatgaaaaaaaaacatagcaAGATTTGTAATGTACATTACACTCACACAATTAGTTAATACAATTCAAATCTTCCCAGACTGTTTCTGGTGACAACTTAATACTGTATATTAACAGGAAAAAGCAATAAAAGGTGCTGGAGACaataaaaaatcacaaaatatttcatgcaCAAATTTTCTAGACTGAgttcattcttaaaaaaatgtttgcataaATCCAGGTTAAGCCTCTCTCTCTCGGTGTAAGCCTCCCTGTGGGTGTTGCAAGCGTCCACCAATCAACTCTTGTCTCCCTCGTCCTCGTACAGTTTCCTGAAGCAGTCTCCAACTGGGAAGAAGTCCCAGCAGCACTGCTGGTAGAGCTCCCACACATTCGACTCCTGTCCTGTATACTCTGTGTCTGGCTTGTTGATCAAGTGCATCAGGAAAATCCTGCCATCACAACCACACCAGGTAAATACATGCAATCAACTCAAAACTTAGTTAAAACTGA is part of the Crassostrea angulata isolate pt1a10 chromosome 3, ASM2561291v2, whole genome shotgun sequence genome and encodes:
- the LOC128178624 gene encoding UPF0696 protein C11orf68 homolog isoform X1, with protein sequence MEEDMDVSTTTPLSTMKGTVLVHPKYLQIVDQAQESDFAIPVIYRAGINKEPIDDWLENHKPSTICSFLILFRNQGFGWIHIINQRIPKNIEGDIEGLEDAWDDLLASKREVCKERIFELAKNFRVLPGKWMFWVSPGGKGDHFWSLIAKGVASGKTLATHAKMSALEENTSHVVCIYNDNFLDEEEVYESERTIRSLGIKCSLHYKPDVFTYLGVYGMNPWGIRPTIYTSYFDILKNQSIIRKRDEHLAT
- the LOC128178624 gene encoding UPF0696 protein C11orf68 homolog isoform X2; its protein translation is MEEDMDVSTTTPLSTMKGTVLVHPKYLQIVDQAQESDFAIPVIYRAGINKEPIDDWLENHKPSTICRNQGFGWIHIINQRIPKNIEGDIEGLEDAWDDLLASKREVCKERIFELAKNFRVLPGKWMFWVSPGGKGDHFWSLIAKGVASGKTLATHAKMSALEENTSHVVCIYNDNFLDEEEVYESERTIRSLGIKCSLHYKPDVFTYLGVYGMNPWGIRPTIYTSYFDILKNQSIIRKRDEHLAT